Sequence from the Bacteroidota bacterium genome:
CTGTAAGAAGATACCGGACTCCTGCCCAACCGTTCACCAGCAGGTTCATCCACGGGAAGACGAGCTTTTGCGGCAATGTCGAGTAGCGGAGAAAGAACCGGAAGTTGCTGATGAATTTATTCTTCATTTTAAAGAACGAAAGATGGCCGCCGCTGGCAACCGAGAGCTTGTGCCAGACTCTCGCCTTCGGCTCGAAGTAGACGGAATAGCCGGCCCGCCGTGCGCGCGTGCACCAATCCGCATCCTCCCCGTACATGAAATACAATTCGTCCAGCATACCGATCTTCTCAACAACCTCCCGTTTTGTTAGAATACAGCAGCCTGAAGCGTAGTCAATTTCACGCGTTGTATCATACTGTCCGCTGTCAATTTCACGAATGCCGGTATGCTTCATCGTCCCTGTCCACATCGAGATTTCTCCTCCGGCAAACCAGATGCGCGCCGGATCGTCGTGGTAGTATATTTTCGGGGCAACCATTCCGATCTTCGCCTCCGATTGAATGCGAAAGACAAGATGGTTCAGGAAATCCTTGTCAACCGTCGTATCGTTGTTCAGCAGACACACCAGGTCAGCCTGTTGCTCAAGGGCGTACTTGATTCCGACATTATTCCCGCCCGCGAAACGGAGGTTTTCTTTCTGTTCAAGAAGAACAACATGCGGGTGATGCTTCCTGAACTCATCCGCAGAGCCGTCGGTTGACGCGTTATCGACAACAACGATCTCGACATCCGGATACGTGAGTTGCGCAAGCGAATCGAGGCATTCGAGAGTTACGGCTTTGCCGTTCCAGTTAACGAGAATAATCAGCACACGCGCGTACGGAGCGGTAGTCACTTCACGGGCCTCTGTACGTCACAGATCATTTTCACCTCTGCGGCAGAAAGTGCCTTGTTGAAGATCATCACATTCCCGAGGCTTCCGTGAAAGCACCCGCCCCAAGTTTGTGCGTGACCGACATGCAGCTGCACTGCGTTAGTCATATCTCCGACGCTCACGGAGGCATATAATGTGTCCGGATTGCCGTTTTTATACCACCGAACCATACGCTTCTCGGCGTCGTATGTAACTGCCCAATGCTGCATTCTCCCTGCATCCACGTCGGCGTGAGAGTGGAGCATAGTGGCGGAACCCGCATCTCCCTCGATGCGTAAATTCAGTTTACGTGGAAGATACCCGTCGTTGTAAACAACGTAGCCGGGTGTGCGATCGGATTGCTTTTTGCTCACGATGCCATTGCTCTTCCCTGTTCCCCATGACGCCGGACTCATCCAGAAAAGAATCGACATCCCCGCTGGCATGTTCAGACCGGGAGAGTCGGGGGACTCAATGTACCCGTCAGTACCGCTGAACTCGAAGAAGCCGGGAAGATCAGCCCGGGTTATGCCGGAGCCGCGCATGAAGGCGTCGTGTCCGCTGCTGCTTTTGTCGGGGACACGATCGCCGGAAACGCCTTCGAACGAATAATGCGCTACAAGACCTTGATGAATGTTTGCGGGGCTGACTACAATTGATGCAATATGTTCGAACCGGATGGTCAGTTTCCCGAGAATAGTCTCGATGTCAAGTGATCGGGCGGTGAACTCGCCTTGCAGCACATCGCCGTTTGTGAGCCGGACACGTGCAAACTTTCCCGCTGTATCCATCTCAATCTGCTCAAGCATTTCAAGTTCAAGGTCGAACATCGCATACAATGTTTTGAAATGCAATTTCGTCACAATCGCGGTACCGGCAAGTTGTGATCCATCAACAAGGCGTACCGTCAGCGCCACTGCATCTCCCCCTTGAGAGGCACTAACGCGTGAAAGGGAGGCCACTAAAGCAAGAAAGACAATTCCGCCTGCTATCCGGTACAATGTCCGCATAAAATCTACTCCTGTGTCTTGGATAACAAATAGACAACTCCGGTACAGACCACTTCGCCTATCACGGGAATCTCCGCAACTTGACCTGCGGGAATGGGCTTCAACCCGAACCGGATGTGATTCGGGCTGATAAGATACGCCTGCTTGCCGGATACCGTTAATCCGTTGCGTTCAACGATTGCTTCGAACTTCTTCATACCCATCTTGAGTCTGCCGAGTTTCCTGACCTCATCCAGAAAATACTGTTCCTCGCCTTTCAAACGGGGGATAACCTGCGTCATGGCAAACGGAAGAAGATGGAAGAACGGCAACTTCGCCCACGAGGTGTTCAGCAGTTGCTGATGCGCGCCGTACGCCGAATAGTACGGCGGAAACGTGATCATGATGTTGCCCGTCGGTTTTGAGTATGCTGCAAGCTTCTTCATCACCTGATCCTTGTTGTCGAGATGCTCGAACACGTCGTGCAGGATAACAAGGTCGTACTGAAATGTACTGAACGGCAGCTCATCCTCGTACAGGTTACCGATGGCAAGGGGAATGTTGCGATGTTCTTTTAGCTCGTTGGCCGCATCTATACGTCCGACCTCAACATCGAAGCCGCAACAGGGAACGGCGCCAGCGTCGTACATTGCGCAAAGTCCGCCTCCTTCGCCGCAACCAACGTCAATAACGGAGGCCCCCTTCACCGGCGAACCCCAGTGTTCGAGCAGCGGAATCATGTACTTCGCCGCTACATCATATTCGTACTGCCAGTATTTTCGGGTTTGTTCGTGCATGCAAATCTCTCACCGCAGAGACGCGGAGGAAGCAGAAGGTTCTCGCACCAGTTCCTCAATCGCCACCGCCATCGCCTCCCAACTATACTTCTTCTTTTCGATTTCGACGTTTGCTGTGAATTCTTTCTCACGCCCTTCCTTGAAAAAGCGGAGAACGGCATGTGCCAATGCCTCGGGATCCTTCGGCAGAACGACAAAACCTGTCACGCCGTCACGCACTACTTCTCCGAGTCCGCCCACGTTTGACGCGATCACCGGCTTGTTGAAGTTGTATGCGATTTGTGCAATGCCGCTTTGCGTTGCAGACGTGTAAGGAAGCATAGCCACATCGGCAGCGGAAAAATATAACGCTACCGTCTCGTTTGCAACATAGTCCGACACAACGGTAACGTGGTCCCGCAATTCGTAATCCGACATCAGTTGTTCATACGGCTCACGTTTGTCGTAAAACTCGCCGACAACGAGAAGTCGAACATTCATCTCTTTCAGAATCATCGGCATTGCTTCCAACATCGTGAGCAGGCCTTTGTACGCACGAACGTAGCCGAAACACAACAATACCCGTTCA
This genomic interval carries:
- a CDS encoding glycosyltransferase family 2 protein: MTTAPYARVLIILVNWNGKAVTLECLDSLAQLTYPDVEIVVVDNASTDGSADEFRKHHPHVVLLEQKENLRFAGGNNVGIKYALEQQADLVCLLNNDTTVDKDFLNHLVFRIQSEAKIGMVAPKIYYHDDPARIWFAGGEISMWTGTMKHTGIREIDSGQYDTTREIDYASGCCILTKREVVEKIGMLDELYFMYGEDADWCTRARRAGYSVYFEPKARVWHKLSVASGGHLSFFKMKNKFISNFRFFLRYSTLPQKLVFPWMNLLVNGWAGVRYLLTARQ
- a CDS encoding LamG domain-containing protein — protein: MRTLYRIAGGIVFLALVASLSRVSASQGGDAVALTVRLVDGSQLAGTAIVTKLHFKTLYAMFDLELEMLEQIEMDTAGKFARVRLTNGDVLQGEFTARSLDIETILGKLTIRFEHIASIVVSPANIHQGLVAHYSFEGVSGDRVPDKSSSGHDAFMRGSGITRADLPGFFEFSGTDGYIESPDSPGLNMPAGMSILFWMSPASWGTGKSNGIVSKKQSDRTPGYVVYNDGYLPRKLNLRIEGDAGSATMLHSHADVDAGRMQHWAVTYDAEKRMVRWYKNGNPDTLYASVSVGDMTNAVQLHVGHAQTWGGCFHGSLGNVMIFNKALSAAEVKMICDVQRPVK
- a CDS encoding class I SAM-dependent methyltransferase, translating into MHEQTRKYWQYEYDVAAKYMIPLLEHWGSPVKGASVIDVGCGEGGGLCAMYDAGAVPCCGFDVEVGRIDAANELKEHRNIPLAIGNLYEDELPFSTFQYDLVILHDVFEHLDNKDQVMKKLAAYSKPTGNIMITFPPYYSAYGAHQQLLNTSWAKLPFFHLLPFAMTQVIPRLKGEEQYFLDEVRKLGRLKMGMKKFEAIVERNGLTVSGKQAYLISPNHIRFGLKPIPAGQVAEIPVIGEVVCTGVVYLLSKTQE